In one window of Erythrolamprus reginae isolate rEryReg1 chromosome 1, rEryReg1.hap1, whole genome shotgun sequence DNA:
- the L2HGDH gene encoding L-2-hydroxyglutarate dehydrogenase, mitochondrial isoform X2, whose protein sequence is MWQGRLIVAVEHEEIPRLKALYERGTQNNVRGLKLISPKEIQAKEPYCRGLMALDSPYTGIVNYRQVALAYAEDFQAAGGTVLTEFEVEHMDMAKESAEGSKEGNKYPIVVRNSKGKEIRCRHLVSCAGLYSDRLSQISGCDPEPRIVPFRGDYLVLKPEKCYLVRGNIYPVPDPRFPFLGIHFTPRMDGSVWLGPNAVLAFKREGYKFYDFSIQDFIDAAAYSGLWKLVLKNFSYGMGEMYRACFLNAQLKQLQRIIPEVTINDIQRGPAGVRAQALDSGGNLIDDFVFDSGTGDIAAQILHVRNAPSPAATSSLAIAKMIANEVEQRFKL, encoded by the exons ATGTGGCAAGGTAGG CTGATTGTTGCAGTTGAACATGAAGAAATTCCAAGACTCAAAGCACTTTATGAAAGGGGGACACAGAATAATGTCCGAGGGCTGAAACTAATCTCTCCCAAAGAAATACAAGCCAAGGAACCCTACTGTCGG GGGTTGATGGCTCTGGATTCCCCATACACCGGTATTGTGAACTACAGGCAGGTGGCCCTAGCCTATGCTGAAGATTTTCAGGCAGCTGGAGGTACTGTATTGACAGAGTTTGAGGTGGAACACATGGATATGGCAAAGGAAAGTGctgaaggaagtaaagaag GGAATAAATATCCAATTGTTGTTAGAAATTCAAAG GGGAAGGAAATCCGATGCCGACATCTTGTGTCCTGCGCAGGACTTTACTCGGATAGACTCTCCCAGATCAGTGGTTGTGACCCGGAGCCCCGCATTGTGCCTTTCCGTGGAGATTATTTGGTGCTGAAGCCAGAGAAGTGCTACTTAGTTAGAGGAAACATTTATCCG GTACCTGATCCCCGTTTCCCCTTTCTGGGCATTCATTTTACCCCACGGATGGATGGAAGTGTCTGGCTTGGGCCGAATGCAGTCCTTGCGTTTAAACGAGAGGGCTACAAATTTTATGACTTCAGCATTCAGGATTTTATAGATGCAGCCGCTTACAG cggCTTATGGAAACTAGTGCTGAAGAATTTTTCATATGGGATGGGTGAAATGTACAGAGCATGTTTTCTAAATGCCCAATTGAAGCAGCTGCAAAGAATCATCCCTGAAGTTACCATCAATGATATTCAGAG AGGACCTGCTGGAGTCAGAGCTCAAGCCTTGGACAGTGGTGGCAACTTGATTGATGATTTTGTGTTTGATAGTGGAACGGGAGACATTGCTGCTCAAATACTCCATGTCAGGAATGCCCCTTCACCTGCCGCTACTTCCTCTCTTGCCATTGCAAAAATGATAGCCAATGAGGTGGAGCAGAGATTCAAATTGTGA
- the L2HGDH gene encoding L-2-hydroxyglutarate dehydrogenase, mitochondrial isoform X3, with protein sequence MALDSPYTGIVNYRQVALAYAEDFQAAGGTVLTEFEVEHMDMAKESAEGSKEGNKYPIVVRNSKGKEIRCRHLVSCAGLYSDRLSQISGCDPEPRIVPFRGDYLVLKPEKCYLVRGNIYPVPDPRFPFLGIHFTPRMDGSVWLGPNAVLAFKREGYKFYDFSIQDFIDAAAYSGLWKLVLKNFSYGMGEMYRACFLNAQLKQLQRIIPEVTINDIQRGPAGVRAQALDSGGNLIDDFVFDSGTGDIAAQILHVRNAPSPAATSSLAIAKMIANEVEQRFKL encoded by the exons ATGGCTCTGGATTCCCCATACACCGGTATTGTGAACTACAGGCAGGTGGCCCTAGCCTATGCTGAAGATTTTCAGGCAGCTGGAGGTACTGTATTGACAGAGTTTGAGGTGGAACACATGGATATGGCAAAGGAAAGTGctgaaggaagtaaagaag GGAATAAATATCCAATTGTTGTTAGAAATTCAAAG GGGAAGGAAATCCGATGCCGACATCTTGTGTCCTGCGCAGGACTTTACTCGGATAGACTCTCCCAGATCAGTGGTTGTGACCCGGAGCCCCGCATTGTGCCTTTCCGTGGAGATTATTTGGTGCTGAAGCCAGAGAAGTGCTACTTAGTTAGAGGAAACATTTATCCG GTACCTGATCCCCGTTTCCCCTTTCTGGGCATTCATTTTACCCCACGGATGGATGGAAGTGTCTGGCTTGGGCCGAATGCAGTCCTTGCGTTTAAACGAGAGGGCTACAAATTTTATGACTTCAGCATTCAGGATTTTATAGATGCAGCCGCTTACAG cggCTTATGGAAACTAGTGCTGAAGAATTTTTCATATGGGATGGGTGAAATGTACAGAGCATGTTTTCTAAATGCCCAATTGAAGCAGCTGCAAAGAATCATCCCTGAAGTTACCATCAATGATATTCAGAG AGGACCTGCTGGAGTCAGAGCTCAAGCCTTGGACAGTGGTGGCAACTTGATTGATGATTTTGTGTTTGATAGTGGAACGGGAGACATTGCTGCTCAAATACTCCATGTCAGGAATGCCCCTTCACCTGCCGCTACTTCCTCTCTTGCCATTGCAAAAATGATAGCCAATGAGGTGGAGCAGAGATTCAAATTGTGA
- the L2HGDH gene encoding L-2-hydroxyglutarate dehydrogenase, mitochondrial isoform X1 yields the protein MVPAWIRAVGGARRPCWAGGRPMLSRPLSADNGRRRSTFDVVIIGGGIVGLASARELSLRHPSLVFAVLEKEKELALHQSGHNSGVIHSGIYYTPGSLKAKLCVEGAVLCYEYCDQKGIPYKQCGKLIVAVEHEEIPRLKALYERGTQNNVRGLKLISPKEIQAKEPYCRGLMALDSPYTGIVNYRQVALAYAEDFQAAGGTVLTEFEVEHMDMAKESAEGSKEGNKYPIVVRNSKGKEIRCRHLVSCAGLYSDRLSQISGCDPEPRIVPFRGDYLVLKPEKCYLVRGNIYPVPDPRFPFLGIHFTPRMDGSVWLGPNAVLAFKREGYKFYDFSIQDFIDAAAYSGLWKLVLKNFSYGMGEMYRACFLNAQLKQLQRIIPEVTINDIQRGPAGVRAQALDSGGNLIDDFVFDSGTGDIAAQILHVRNAPSPAATSSLAIAKMIANEVEQRFKL from the exons ATGGTCCCGGCGTGGATTCGGGCCGTCGGCGGGGCCCGGCGCCCCTGTTGGGCCGGGGGTCGCCCGATGCTCTCGCGGCCTCTCAGCGCCGACAACGGCCGACGGAGGAG TACCTTTGATGTCGTTATCATTGGTGGTGGAATTGTAGGTTTAGCATCTGCCAGGGAGCTTAGCCTGCGCCATCCATCTCTTGTTTTTGCAGTActtgaaaaggaaaaggaattaG CTCTCCATCAAAGTGGGCATAACAGTGGTGTTATTCACAGTGGAATCTACTATACACCTGGATCCCTGAAAGCCAAGTTGTGTGTAGAAGGAGCTGTTCTCTGCTATGAATACTGTGACCAAAAAGGAATCCCATATAAACAATGTGGCAAG CTGATTGTTGCAGTTGAACATGAAGAAATTCCAAGACTCAAAGCACTTTATGAAAGGGGGACACAGAATAATGTCCGAGGGCTGAAACTAATCTCTCCCAAAGAAATACAAGCCAAGGAACCCTACTGTCGG GGGTTGATGGCTCTGGATTCCCCATACACCGGTATTGTGAACTACAGGCAGGTGGCCCTAGCCTATGCTGAAGATTTTCAGGCAGCTGGAGGTACTGTATTGACAGAGTTTGAGGTGGAACACATGGATATGGCAAAGGAAAGTGctgaaggaagtaaagaag GGAATAAATATCCAATTGTTGTTAGAAATTCAAAG GGGAAGGAAATCCGATGCCGACATCTTGTGTCCTGCGCAGGACTTTACTCGGATAGACTCTCCCAGATCAGTGGTTGTGACCCGGAGCCCCGCATTGTGCCTTTCCGTGGAGATTATTTGGTGCTGAAGCCAGAGAAGTGCTACTTAGTTAGAGGAAACATTTATCCG GTACCTGATCCCCGTTTCCCCTTTCTGGGCATTCATTTTACCCCACGGATGGATGGAAGTGTCTGGCTTGGGCCGAATGCAGTCCTTGCGTTTAAACGAGAGGGCTACAAATTTTATGACTTCAGCATTCAGGATTTTATAGATGCAGCCGCTTACAG cggCTTATGGAAACTAGTGCTGAAGAATTTTTCATATGGGATGGGTGAAATGTACAGAGCATGTTTTCTAAATGCCCAATTGAAGCAGCTGCAAAGAATCATCCCTGAAGTTACCATCAATGATATTCAGAG AGGACCTGCTGGAGTCAGAGCTCAAGCCTTGGACAGTGGTGGCAACTTGATTGATGATTTTGTGTTTGATAGTGGAACGGGAGACATTGCTGCTCAAATACTCCATGTCAGGAATGCCCCTTCACCTGCCGCTACTTCCTCTCTTGCCATTGCAAAAATGATAGCCAATGAGGTGGAGCAGAGATTCAAATTGTGA